In the Wyeomyia smithii strain HCP4-BCI-WySm-NY-G18 chromosome 2, ASM2978416v1, whole genome shotgun sequence genome, one interval contains:
- the LOC129722710 gene encoding esterase E4-like isoform X1, which produces MGHISCVVKFDHLSYGIGFLNETFANVKYCVYLGIRYANPPTGFLRFKNPVLYDPTGPQNYTAAGNICPQRKDINVADHIVGDEDCLFMNIYTPSVSINGSLTSTKYPVLVYIHGGTFMAGSALTDIKNGPDLLIDNGIVVVGINYRLYTLGFLRHTDFNITGNFGLKDQRTALQWIQKYIKLFGGDPQRVTLSGQSAGGGSVAYHMYAESSSGLFQQAIVLGGSMIAPWALNYHPDNLANEVATRFNASTVTDLQNVDFRQFIFEDGFDTFGFFTMFYPGFIPTVEDEGETESFLTMTPFELILNKPINQVPVIIGHTATEFELLLYYADFFFIGNSFPNNGNKTLLKNIRKCLVQQVKLLQDANFIRRLANTANLYYPIKKLLRHLTNQLGSAPVYYLRFEFDGRFGYAKNKYYKTKTNGSRYGAVHGDELGYIFSPYIIQDALANRNEYRSEWKVHERTVELVANFVKYGNPTPKKTKTSNITWPAYNNNSTYQQYLNIDETFEIRIDNDEADVYFMLWDTIYNCLFYFNCDDIETC; this is translated from the exons ATGGGCCATATATCATGTGTGGTCAAATTTGATCATTTGAGTTATGGAATTGGTTTCCTCAACGAAACATTCGCTAATGTAAAATATTGTGTTTACTTAGGAATCCGCTATGCAAACCCACCTACGGGATTTTTACGTTTCAAG AATCCAGTTCTATACGATCCTACAGGTCCGCAGAATTACACTGCTGCTGGAAATATTTGTCCACAAAGAAAAGATATTAACGTAGCTGATCATATCGTGGGAGATGAAGATTGTTTGTTCATGAACATCTACACGCCTTCTGTTAGTATAAACGGTAGTCTAACGTCTACCAAGTATCCAGTTTTGGTGTACATTCACGGAGGAACTTTCATGGCAGGTTCGGCTTTGACAGATATAAAAAATGGACCGGATCTTCTTATTGACAAT GGAATTGTAGTAGTTGGCATCAATTACCGGTTATATACTTTGGGTTTTCTGAGACATACGGATTTTAATATAACAGGAAATTTTGGGTTGAAAGATCAACGTACGGCTTTGCAATGGATTCAAAAGTATATTAAACTGTTTGGCGGAGACCCTCAACGTGTTACACTTTCAGGTCAAAGCGCAGGTGGTGGGTCGGTTGCATATCACATGTATGCTGAAAGTTCAAGTGGATTATTCCAACAAGCAATCGTTTTGGGAGGATCAATGATTGCACCATGGGCGCTAAACTATCATCCGGATAATCTCGCAAATGAGGTTGCTACGAGATTTAatgcttcaactgttacggacCTACAAAACGTAGACTTTcgtcagtttattttcgaagatggCTTTGATACTTTCGGTTTCTTTACTATGTTTTATCCAGGATTTATACCTACAGTAGAGGATGAAGGTGAAACAGAATCATTTTTAACAATGACACCATTCGAATTGATTCTGAACAAGCCGATAAATCAAGTACCCGTTATAATAGGACACACTGCCACCGAATTTGAACTTTTGCTCTATTATGCTGATTTTTTCTTCATTGGCAACAGTTTTCCTAATAACGGAAACAAAACGCTACTCAAAAACATCCGGAAATGTTTGGTTCAACAGGTTAAACTTTTGCAGGATGCAAATTTTATCCGTCGCTTGGCCAATACAGCTAACTTGTATTATCCAATCAAAAAATTACTACGACATTTAACGAACCAACTAGGTTCTGCTCCAGTATATTATCTTCGTTTCGAATTTGACGGTCGCTTCGGTTATGCCAAAAATAAGTACTACAAAACTAAAACCAACGGAAGTCGTTACGGAGCGGTTCATGGTGATGAGCTAGGATATATATTTTCTCCCTACATCATACAGGATGCCTTAGCGAATCGTAATGAGTACCGCTCGGAATGGAAGGTTCACGAGCGTACCGTGGAACTTGTTGCAAATTTTGTCAAGTATGGTAATCCAACACccaaaaaaactaaaacgtCGAATATTACATGGCCCGCGTACAACAATAATTCTACTTATCAACAATATTTAAATATTgacgaaacttttgaaattAGGATAGATAATGATGAGGCGGATGTGTATTTTATGCTTTGGGATACAATTTataattgtttgttttatttcaactgTGACGACATTGAAACTTGCTGA
- the LOC129722710 gene encoding juvenile hormone esterase-like isoform X2 gives MGHISCVVKFDHLSYGIGFLNETFANVKYCVYLGIRYANPPTGFLRFKNPVLYDPTGPQNYTAAGNICPQRKDINVADHIVGDEDCLFMNIYTPSVSINGSLTSTKYPVLVYIHGGTFMAGSALTDIKNGPDLLIDNGIVVVGINYRLYTLGFLRHTDFNITGNFGLKDQRQSAGGGSVAYHMYAESSSGLFQQAIVLGGSMIAPWALNYHPDNLANEVATRFNASTVTDLQNVDFRQFIFEDGFDTFGFFTMFYPGFIPTVEDEGETESFLTMTPFELILNKPINQVPVIIGHTATEFELLLYYADFFFIGNSFPNNGNKTLLKNIRKCLVQQVKLLQDANFIRRLANTANLYYPIKKLLRHLTNQLGSAPVYYLRFEFDGRFGYAKNKYYKTKTNGSRYGAVHGDELGYIFSPYIIQDALANRNEYRSEWKVHERTVELVANFVKYGNPTPKKTKTSNITWPAYNNNSTYQQYLNIDETFEIRIDNDEADVYFMLWDTIYNCLFYFNCDDIETC, from the exons ATGGGCCATATATCATGTGTGGTCAAATTTGATCATTTGAGTTATGGAATTGGTTTCCTCAACGAAACATTCGCTAATGTAAAATATTGTGTTTACTTAGGAATCCGCTATGCAAACCCACCTACGGGATTTTTACGTTTCAAG AATCCAGTTCTATACGATCCTACAGGTCCGCAGAATTACACTGCTGCTGGAAATATTTGTCCACAAAGAAAAGATATTAACGTAGCTGATCATATCGTGGGAGATGAAGATTGTTTGTTCATGAACATCTACACGCCTTCTGTTAGTATAAACGGTAGTCTAACGTCTACCAAGTATCCAGTTTTGGTGTACATTCACGGAGGAACTTTCATGGCAGGTTCGGCTTTGACAGATATAAAAAATGGACCGGATCTTCTTATTGACAAT GGAATTGTAGTAGTTGGCATCAATTACCGGTTATATACTTTGGGTTTTCTGAGACATACGGATTTTAATATAACAGGAAATTTTGGGTTGAAAGATCAAC GTCAAAGCGCAGGTGGTGGGTCGGTTGCATATCACATGTATGCTGAAAGTTCAAGTGGATTATTCCAACAAGCAATCGTTTTGGGAGGATCAATGATTGCACCATGGGCGCTAAACTATCATCCGGATAATCTCGCAAATGAGGTTGCTACGAGATTTAatgcttcaactgttacggacCTACAAAACGTAGACTTTcgtcagtttattttcgaagatggCTTTGATACTTTCGGTTTCTTTACTATGTTTTATCCAGGATTTATACCTACAGTAGAGGATGAAGGTGAAACAGAATCATTTTTAACAATGACACCATTCGAATTGATTCTGAACAAGCCGATAAATCAAGTACCCGTTATAATAGGACACACTGCCACCGAATTTGAACTTTTGCTCTATTATGCTGATTTTTTCTTCATTGGCAACAGTTTTCCTAATAACGGAAACAAAACGCTACTCAAAAACATCCGGAAATGTTTGGTTCAACAGGTTAAACTTTTGCAGGATGCAAATTTTATCCGTCGCTTGGCCAATACAGCTAACTTGTATTATCCAATCAAAAAATTACTACGACATTTAACGAACCAACTAGGTTCTGCTCCAGTATATTATCTTCGTTTCGAATTTGACGGTCGCTTCGGTTATGCCAAAAATAAGTACTACAAAACTAAAACCAACGGAAGTCGTTACGGAGCGGTTCATGGTGATGAGCTAGGATATATATTTTCTCCCTACATCATACAGGATGCCTTAGCGAATCGTAATGAGTACCGCTCGGAATGGAAGGTTCACGAGCGTACCGTGGAACTTGTTGCAAATTTTGTCAAGTATGGTAATCCAACACccaaaaaaactaaaacgtCGAATATTACATGGCCCGCGTACAACAATAATTCTACTTATCAACAATATTTAAATATTgacgaaacttttgaaattAGGATAGATAATGATGAGGCGGATGTGTATTTTATGCTTTGGGATACAATTTataattgtttgttttatttcaactgTGACGACATTGAAACTTGCTGA